The following are from one region of the Candidatus Alcyoniella australis genome:
- a CDS encoding carbamoyltransferase C-terminal domain-containing protein → MSGRLVYSDTRDGRMWRVKLPLVEHRVLDDPTAQVAKLLADDKIVGWFYGASEFGPRALGQRSILADPRSTTVVARLNEQIKHRQWFRPYAPAVLADQVSRYFELDAPSPHMLLVAPVREQWRERLPAITHVDGTARIQTVTREDNAPLFALLTQFEKLSGVGVLLNTSFNDHGEPIVESPADALAEFLAVELDALVIQDVLVTKHRAEQR, encoded by the coding sequence ATGAGCGGGCGGCTGGTCTACTCCGATACGCGCGACGGCCGAATGTGGCGGGTCAAGCTGCCATTGGTGGAGCACCGCGTGCTCGATGACCCGACGGCGCAGGTGGCAAAGCTGCTGGCCGATGACAAAATCGTCGGCTGGTTCTACGGCGCCTCCGAGTTCGGCCCGCGGGCCCTGGGCCAGCGCAGCATCCTGGCCGACCCGCGTTCGACCACGGTGGTCGCGCGGCTCAACGAACAGATCAAGCATCGCCAGTGGTTCCGGCCTTACGCTCCGGCAGTGCTCGCCGATCAGGTCTCGCGCTATTTCGAGCTCGACGCGCCCAGCCCGCACATGTTGCTGGTGGCGCCGGTGCGCGAGCAGTGGCGCGAGCGACTGCCGGCGATTACCCACGTCGACGGCACAGCCCGAATCCAGACCGTGACCCGCGAGGACAACGCGCCGCTGTTCGCTTTGCTGACGCAGTTTGAAAAGCTCAGCGGCGTGGGCGTGCTGCTCAACACCAGCTTCAACGATCACGGCGAGCCGATCGTCGAGTCACCGGCCGACGCACTGGCCGAGTTCCTTGCCGTGGAGCTCGACGCGCTGGTGATCCAGGACGTGCTGGTCACCAAGCATCGGGCGGAGCAGCGTTGA